From a single Molothrus ater isolate BHLD 08-10-18 breed brown headed cowbird chromosome Z, BPBGC_Mater_1.1, whole genome shotgun sequence genomic region:
- the RIC1 gene encoding guanine nucleotide exchange factor subunit RIC1 isoform X5 has translation MYFLSGWPKRLLCPLESLERPLHIQTDPQRAFFAVLFPSQLSIWYCRPSVLIVSYKELSKAASQFGPYKQAEWRPDSTMIAVSTANGYILFFEIPSARDKYLYEPIYPKGSPHLKGTPHYKEEQCAPSLNLEMKKVLDLQASITSLQSMLEDLLVATADGFLHLIHWDGMTNGRKAINLCTVPFSVDLQSSRAGSLMGFEDVYIRDMEYCATLDGFAVVFNDGRVGFITPMSSRFTAEQLHGVWAQDVVDGTCVAVNNKYRLMAFGCANGSVQVYTIDTTTGAMQFSHKLELTPKQYPDIWNKTGPVKLIRWSPDSCVVMVTWECGGLSLWSVFGAQLICTLGGDFAYQSDGAKKDPLKIRSMTWGSEGYHLWVIDGSSSSNMKLERNANNEAQQFGILQFQFIKSALTVNPCMSNQEQVLLQGEDRLYLNCGDAAQTQSPRNTLAHSEHNHTRERGPFSDGSLDSQGLSTLLGHRHWHVVQIHSTYLESNWPIRFSAIDKLGQNVAVVGKFGFAHYSLLTKKWKLFGNITQEQTMMVTGGLAWWNDFIVLACYNLNDHQEELRIYLRTSNLDNAFAHITKVQANTLLLSVFRDIVILFRADCSICLYSIERRSEGLNPTASIQILQEVSMSRYIPHPFLVVSVTLTSVRTETGITLKMPQQACEAESIMLNLAGQLIMLQRDRSGPQIRDKDNNPNQRKHLPFCAPVVLAQSVENVWTTCRINKQKRHLLEALWLSCGGAGMKVWLPLFPRDHRKPHSFLSRRIMLPFHINIYPLAVLFEDALVLGAVNDTVLYDCLYTQTSAREHLEVLFPFSIVERTSQIYLHHILRQLLVRNLGEQALLLAHSCATLPYFPHVLELMLHEVLEEEATSREPIPDPLLPTVAKFITEFPLFLQTVVHCARKTEYALWNYLFAAVGNPKDLFEECLMAQDLDTAASYLIILQNMEVPAVSRQHATLLFNTALEQGKWDLCRHMIRFLKAIGSGETETPPTTPTTQEPSSSSGFEFFRHRSISLSQSAENLHSKFNLTKTLSMPSGPSGKRWSKDSDCAENMYIDMMLWRHARRLLEEIKLKDLGCFAAQLGFELIGWLCKERARAARVEDFVCALKKLHKDFLWPFPVIPASSINSPFKNGKYKTAVGEQLLKSQSTDTFVNMEMDTGISNTPRSRSWLGTISSSQREIDTVSSHGPHMQDAFLSPLLSKVSFFPYVSECF, from the exons ccaAGTGTATTAATCGTAAGCTACAAGGAACTTTCAAAAGCAGCTTCTCAGTTTGGACCTTACAAACAAGCAGAATGGCGGCCTGACAGCACAATGATAGCTGTTTCG actGCAAATGGATACATCTTATTTTTTGAAATCCCATCAGCAAGAGACAAGTATCTTTATGAGCCAATATATCCTAA AGGAAGCCCTCACCTGAAGGGAACCCCACATTATAAGGAAGAGCAATGTGCTCCTTCATTAAATCTAGAAATGAAGAAAGTGCTGGACTTGCAAGCCTCTATCACAAG TTTGCAGTCCATGTTAGAAGATCTACTTGTGGCTACTGCTGATGGATTTCTCCATCTCATTCACTGGGATGGGATGACCAATGGGAGGAAGGCCATCAACCTATGTACAGTTCCATTTTCTGTAGATCTGCAGTCTTCCCGAG CAGGTTCACTTATGGGATTTGAAGATGTTTACATCAGAGATATGGAATACTGTGCCACGCTTGATGgctttgctgttgtttttaatgaTGGCAGAGTTGGTTTCATTACACCGATGTCAAGTAGATTCACTGCTGAG CAGCTCCATGGTGTTTGGGCACAAGATGTAGTTGATGGAACTTGTGTGGCAGTGAATAATAAATACAGGCTAATGGCGTTTGGATGTGCCAA tggctctgtgcaggTTTATACAATAGATACCACCACTGGCGCCATGCAGTTTTCTCATAAATTGGAACTGACACCAAAACAATATCCTG ATATTTGGAATAAAACAGGACCCGTTAAACTAATCAGATGGTCACCTGATAGCTGTGTTGTGATGGTGACCTGGGAATGTGGAGGTTTGTCCTTATGGAGTGTTTTTGGTGCTCAGCTTATCTGTACTTTAGGAGGCGATTTTGC GTATCAATCTGATGGTGCCAAAAAGGACCCTCTAAAAATCCGTTCCATG ACCTGGGGATCAGAAGGGTATCATCTCTGGGTTATTGATGGGAGTTCTTCTTCAAACATGAAActtgaaagaaatgcaaataatgaAGCTCAGCAGTTTGGTATTCTGCAgtttcagttcatcaagagtGCACTCACTGTTAATCCTTGTATG AGTAACCAGGAGCAAGTCCTCCTTCAAGGAGAAGATCGCTTATATTTGAACTGTGGAGATGCAGCACAGACTCAGAGTCCCAGAAATACTTTGGCACACTCTGAACATAACCACACCAGGGAAAGAGGCCCATTTTCAGATGGCAGTTTAGATTCTCAGGGTTTAAGCACTTTACTAGGACACCGGCATTGGCATGTTGTACAG attcaTAGTACATATCTAGAGAGCAACTGGCCTATAAGG ttttcagCTATTGACAAGCTTGGACAGAATGTAGCTGTTGTTGGCAAGTTTGGTTTTGCACATTATTCTTTACTCACCAAAAAATGGAAGCTGTTTGGAAACATTACCCAG gagcAAACTATGATGGTAACAGGTGGCTTAGCATGGTGGAATGACTTCATTGTTCTTGCATGTTATAATTTAAATGATCACCAGGAAGAG CTGAGAATCTACCTGCGAACGTCTAACCTTGACAACGCGTTTGCTCACATCACCAAAGTGCAGGCAAACACGTTACTACTGAGTGTCTTCCGGGACATTGTGATATTGTTCAGAGCAGATTGTTCCATTTGCCTTTACAGTATTGAGAGACGGTCTGAGGG tcttAATCCTACTGCCAGTATCCAAATTCTTCAAGAAGTATCCATGTCTCGGTACATTCCTCATCCTTTTCTTGTAGTGTCTGTTACCTTGACATCAGTGAGAACAGAGACTGGCATCACCTTGAAGATGCCTCAGCAG GCTTGTGAAGCTGAAAGTATTATGCTTAACTTAGCAGGACAACTTATCATGTTGCAAAGGGATCGATCTGGACCCCAGATACGAGATAAAGATAATAATCCTAATCAAAGAAAGCAT ctGCCTTTTTGTGCTCCAGTTGTCCTAGCCCAGTCTGTTGAAAATGTATGGACTACTTGCAGGATTAACAAACAGAAACGCCACTTACTGGAGGCTCTGTGGCTCAGCTGTGGTGGGGCAGGTATGAAAGTCTGGCTTCCCCTGTTTCCCAGAGATCATCGAAAACCGCATTCCTTTCTGTCAAGACGGATCATGCTGCCTTTCCACATCAACATATACCCATTGGCTGTTTTGTTTGAAGATGCCTTGGTTCTTGGTGCTGTTAATGACACTGTGCTCTATGACTGTTTATACACTCAAACCAGTGCTAGAGAACACTTAGAGGTTCTCTTTCCGTTCTCCATTGTTGAGAGAACCTCTCAGATCTACCTCCATCACATTTTACGCCAGCTCTTGGTTAGGAACCTCGGTGAACAAGCCTTGCTTTTGGCCCACTCCTGTGCCACATTACCATACTTCCCTCATGTACTAGAACTGATGCTTCATGAAGTGCTGGAAGAAGAAGCTACCTCGCGGGAACCCATTCCCGACCCTCTCCTTCCCACTGTGGCGAAGTTCATTACAGAATTCCCCCTCTTCCTGCAGACAGTTGTTCATTGTGCTAGGAAGACAGAATATGCCCTGTGGAATTacctttttgctgctgttggaaACCCGAAGGACTTATTTGAAGAGTGCTTAATGGCCCAGGACTTGGACACAGCTGCCTCTTACCTTATTATCCTACAG AATATGGAAGTTCCAGCAGTTAGCAGACAACACGCTACTCTCCTATTTAATACTGCCTTAGAGCAGGGAAAGTGGGATCTCTGTCGTCATATGATTAGATTTCTTAAAGCCATTGGCtctggagaaacagaaacacCCCCAACTACACCAACAACTCAG GAACCTAGTTCAAGTAGTGGTTTTGAATTCTTCAGGCACCGCAGCATTAGTTTATCCCAATCAGCGGAGAATCTCCATAGCAAATTTAATCTGACAAAGACTCTGAGTATGCCCTCTGGCCCGTCTGGAAAAAG GTGGAGTAAAGACAGTGACTGTGCTGAGAACATGTATATTGACATGATGCTCTGGCGGCATGCTCGGCGTCTGCTGGAGGAAATCAAGCTGAAAGACCTTGGCTGCTTTGCTGCACAGTTGGGCTTTGAGCTGATCGGCTGGTTGTGCAAGGAGCGAGCCAGAGCTGCCCGTGTGGAGGATTTTGTGTGTGCTTTGAAAAAGCTACACAAGGATTTCCTCTGGCCATTTCCAGTTATACCAGCTTCATCCATTAATTCACCTTTCAAGAATGGAAAGTACAAGACAG cTGTGGGGGAACAACTACTAAAATCTCAGTCTACAGACACCTTTGTAAACATGGAAATGGACACAGGGATTTCAAACACACCTCGCAGTCGTAGCTGGCTTGGTACTATCAGCTCTTCTCAGAGAGAGATTGATACTGTTTCATCCCATGGACCACACATGCAAGATGCATTCCTTTCTCCTTTGCTAAGTAAAG tttcttttttcccttatgTTTCTGAGTGTTTTTGA